From a region of the Erinaceus europaeus chromosome 14, mEriEur2.1, whole genome shotgun sequence genome:
- the LOC132532867 gene encoding basic proline-rich protein-like translates to MGAARQGPRGLQGSRAARVRVRVGSERPAASLPAARSPQPPSVGTGRHLRACARRRGRPPGPTAPAPPPARPRPQTRTRTLDPDPDPDPRTGPQTPDPPDPRPDLRPQTPDSRPRPQTRTRTLDPEPDPKPRTPDPTSDPRPRTQTPPRTPDPRPRTPELDPRPEPDPGYRTLDPRPRITDTDPRPGPQTRDPRPGPQTPDPGPQTRTPDPDPRPGPRPRPRPQTPDPGPQTRTRPQTRPQTPDPRPRTPDSRPRTPDPGPQTPDPRPLTPDLDPEPDPRPRTPDPNLTPDPTSDPRPRAPDPGPQTRTRPQTRPQTPDPGLQTPNPGPGPRPGPQTPGPKPRTQDPRLWTPDPRPGPDPRPDLRPRTPDPGPQAPDPGPRPQTPDPGPQTPDPRPEPQTRTPDPRPGPQTRTPDPRPGPQTPDPRPQTPSPSPDPPTRAADTGGCRGCGKWQVRPVLEARTRARGVRTPRPPAPLSCTLGPGEGSRACAPPAPPGPGSGLQPPRPGGLTRRALGAASAAALQNREVEQRAES, encoded by the exons ATGGGCGCTGCACGCCAGGGGCCCCGAGGGCTCCAGGGG AGTCGGGCTGCCCGGGTCCGGGTCCGAGTCGGGAGCGAGCGCCCAGCCGCGTCCctgcccgcagcccgcagcccgcagccgcCGAGCGTGGGGACGGGGCGCCACCTACGGGCCTGCGCGCGGCGACGCGGCCGCCCACCCGGACCCACTGCCCCCGCGCCGCCGCCGGCCCG acccagaccccagacccggacCCGGACCCTAGACCCGGACCCAGACCCGGACCCCAGAActggaccccagaccccagacccaccCGACCCCAGACccgacctcagaccccagaccccggACTCCagacccagaccccagacccggacCCGGACCCTAGACCCGGAACCAGACCCCAAACCCCGGACCCCAGACccgacctcagaccccagaccccggACCCAGACCCCACCCCGGactccagaccccagaccccggaCCCCAGAACTGGACCCCAGACCCGAACCCGACCCCGGATACCGGACCCTAGACCCCAGACCCCGGATCACAGACACGGACCCCAGACCCGGACCCCAGACCCGGGACCCCAGACCCGGACCccagaccccggaccccggaccccagaCCCGGACCCCAGACCCGGACCCTAGACCcggacccagacccagacccagaccccagaccccagaccccggaCCCCAGACCCGGACCCGACCCCAGACccgacctcagaccccagaccccagaccccggaCTCCAGACTCCAGACCCCGGACTCCAGACCCCGGACCCCAGACCCCGGACCCCAGACCCCTGACCCCGGACCTGGACCCAGAACCGGACCCCAGACCCCGGACCCCAGACCCGAACTTGACCCCAGACccgacctcagaccccagaccccggGCTCCAGACCCCGGACCCCAGACCCGAACTCGACCCCAGACccgacctcagaccccagaccccggACTCCAGACCCCAAACCCCGGACCTGGACCCAGAcccggaccccagaccccaggccccaaaCCCCGGACGCAAGACCCCAGACTCTGGACCCCGGACCCCAGACCTGGACCCGACCCCAGACCCGACCTCAGACCCCGGACCCCAGACCCGGGACCACAGGCTCCGGATCCCGGAcctagaccccagaccccagaccccggaCCCCAGACTCCAGACCCCAGACCTGAACCCCAGAcccggaccccagaccccagacccggacCCCAGAcccggaccccagaccccagacccggaccccagaccccagatcccAGACCCCAGACTCCGTCCCCGTCCCCGGACCCCCCCACCCGGGCCGCGGACACTGGGGGCTGCAGGGGCTGCGG CAAGTGGCAGGTGCGGCCTGTGCTGGAGGCTCGGACCCGGGCCCGCGGGGTGCGGACCCCCAGGCCGCCGGCGCCCCTGAGCTGCACGCTGGGCCCCGGTGAAGGGTCCCGGGCCTGTGCGCCCCCAGCCCCGCCGGGTCCCGGGAGTGGCCTGCAGCCCCCTCGCCCTGGTGGCCTCACCCGCCGCGCCCTGGGCGCAGCCTCTGCCGCCGCCTTGCAGAACCGGGAAGTTGAACAACGTGCTGAATCATGA